The stretch of DNA TGTGTAGGTTTGTTTCTGGTTCTCTATTCTACTCCACTgatttctctattattttaacaataccatactgtcttgattactgtagctttatagtaggAAGAAGTTGGATAGCAGCactcctccaactttgttcttcttcaatattttattggctattctgagtcttttgcctTTGCACATAAACATTAGAATCATCTTATCAATGTCCACAAAGTTATTTGCTGGGAtcttgattgggattgcattgaatctacagatcaaaCTGGGGAAAActaacatcttaacaatattgagtctttctattcatgaacatggaaaaTCTTCCCATTCATTTACagcttctttgatttctttcctcagAGTGTTGTCATTTTCCTCATAgagatcttgtacatatttaaTTAGGTTTATATGTAAGTATTTTTTGGTGTTTCCTCTGTCCCTCTGCCTTTTCCAGTAGAAGCTTCCTTTTGTGTTCCTGCTATATTATCTTTGCCCTCCTTCTGTCCATGGACAGAAGGACATTTTTGCTCCTCCTTAGGTCCATGACTCAAGCTGCTTTtgacagaaaataaattctggctctgtgatttcttttcatttgaatgTTTTATCTTGAATGATACATTGTTCATCTGAATACCTTTTACCAGATTCTTTATTTTAGCTTCATACAGGGAGAATTCCAAATCCCAGGTCCTGTTGTGCTTCATAGATTCCATCTGTTCTTTAAAATGCTTCAGATCCTGCGCTAAACAGGGAGAAATTCTGAAGCAGAACTTGAGCTCCAAGTTCGAGAAGCTGTCTTTTTTCGAGATGTCCAGTAAAAACTGCATAGTGAGGGTCATCTCATCATTCCCTTCCTGCTCCTTTACCTCCAGCAGCCTTTGCACTTCTCTGCGGGACTCCTTCCCCAGCCGGCTTTGGTCCTCTTTCACCAGGTAAGACATGGCATGAAAAAAGTCCTGGAAGCTGATGTGGCGGAAGCTGTAGAACTTCTTGATGGCAAGTCCCAATTGGTAGTCGTTACTACTCAGGAAAGCGGCAAGCCTGGGGCCATCTAAATTATGTTTCCTGAGCTCAGCTTCTTCAAATAGGAACCTCTGGTGCTGAATCCCTTCAGCTGCTAGGGAGCACAGACTCCTCAGGACCCTGTGCCGGGAAAGCTCGGAGCAGCCCCCATCATCATCGGGCGGCAGAAAGGTGGAGACGTAAGCCATGAAGATGTCAGTGCTGTTTCTAGGTGTCTCTAAGACAACTTTGCCTCTCTCCATCTGCCCCTGCAGCCAGGAGCAGACCACCCAGCAAATGCCTGGAACCTGACACGCTTTGTAGAGAATGTCATTTTTCTGTACAATGTCGAAGGCACGGTCAGCTTGCTTCTCATCCGTGAAATAGGAGCTGAAGTACCTCGCCCTctcctcctcagagaagcctagGATATGGACATGACGTGCTTGTTTCAGCAAGGGCTCCAGATTCCTCAAAGCCAGGGGCCGGGTGGTGATGAGAAGGGAGCACGTGGGGAGTGTATGTCTCCTAATTAGAAGGTGCAGCAGGCTCTCCTTGGGACTCAAACCCCTCTTCTTCAACTTTTCTTCAAAGGGCCTCTGCAGCTCATCAAAGCCATCCAGGATGAACAGGAGCCGCTCTGGCTGCCTCAGAATCTCTGTGACAGGGGCTTGATTGTCCCCGCAGCACCAGAAAAGGAGCTGCTCCAGTTTGCTCTCCAGCAGCAGGACCACTTCTTTGCAGCTTACATAAAAGACATAATCAAACCGGCCTGGGTACAGAGTACCGGTGGCCCAGTCCAACACCATTTTTCTGGCGAGAGTTGTCTTTCCAGTGCCAGCCGACCCCTGTAGCACAACTAAGGATGGGGCCAGTGAGGGCTTTTCCCCTGAATCAAATAGAGCCTCCACCGTGACAGACTCCAGCTCCTGCTCCGGGAAGGGGCAGGCAAGTGATTCTGGGCTCTCTGAGCTGGGCTTGGCCACCAGGAGCACCTGGTTGTATCTGCCATTGACTCCTGCTTCCTGCCATTCCTCTAGGCAGCGCACATGCTCTCGGTATACTTCTCTGTAATCTGAGCCAAACAAATGGGATGTTAGGTAGTGAAATGGGAATTTTAGAAGGCAAAATGGCCCCTCCAAACTGACTCTGCTCATTAGTCTTCTTGTATGTCTCCAACTTGGATCTTGCTGAGATTATAGTTCTGGCTTCATGGGGAGGGGCCACtgtatgtgtgcatgagtgtgtgtgtgcaggcgcAGTATGCATATGCACATCTGTATGAGTGTGCAAGggtgtgctctgtgtgtgtggaTAGTTGTGCATGAATGCTGGTATCCACATGTGCTCGTGGACCTTCATGTACTGTTGTGGAGGGAAGTCATGTCAGTGTGCATCAGCAAGTGTGTGTCTGTAAGAATACATGTAAGTGCAAAATGCCTGTGTGAGAATGCATGAATGTCTGAGTGTTCATGTGAAATGTCTCCATGTGAAGAGGTGAGgacagagagaggggaaaggaaagggatgCCTGAGGATGGTGAAGTGATAGGAGCCTTGATATAGTTTGGGTGTTTATCCCCTCCAAATTTcaggttgaaatgtgatccccaatgttggaggcagGGCCTAGTGGGAGTTGTTTTTGTCATGGGggcaaatccctcatgaatgtcttggggCCCTCCCCACGGTAATGAacgagttcttgctctattagctacacaagagctggttgtttaaagagcctggcacctcctcccctctctcttcctccctctcttgccatgtgacacaccaGCTCTGACCTTGCCTTCTTCCATAACTGAAAGCTGCCTGAGGCCTCGCCAGAAGTCAATGTTGACAATATGCCTCTTGTACCACCTGccaaaccatgagccaaataaacctcttttctttataaattacccagtctcaggtattgctTTATAGCAATACCAAAGGGACTAAGATaagcctgttcttttttttttttttttttttttgagatggagtttcgctctgtcgcccaggctggagtgcagtggcgcgatctcgac from Homo sapiens chromosome 11, GRCh38.p14 Primary Assembly encodes:
- the NLRP10 gene encoding NACHT, LRR and PYD domains-containing protein 10, coding for MAMAKARKPREALLWALSDLEENDFKKLKFYLRDMTLSEGQPPLARGELEGLIPVDLAELLISKYGEKEAVKVVLKGLKVMNLLELVDQLSHICLHDYREVYREHVRCLEEWQEAGVNGRYNQVLLVAKPSSESPESLACPFPEQELESVTVEALFDSGEKPSLAPSLVVLQGSAGTGKTTLARKMVLDWATGTLYPGRFDYVFYVSCKEVVLLLESKLEQLLFWCCGDNQAPVTEILRQPERLLFILDGFDELQRPFEEKLKKRGLSPKESLLHLLIRRHTLPTCSLLITTRPLALRNLEPLLKQARHVHILGFSEEERARYFSSYFTDEKQADRAFDIVQKNDILYKACQVPGICWVVCSWLQGQMERGKVVLETPRNSTDIFMAYVSTFLPPDDDGGCSELSRHRVLRSLCSLAAEGIQHQRFLFEEAELRKHNLDGPRLAAFLSSNDYQLGLAIKKFYSFRHISFQDFFHAMSYLVKEDQSRLGKESRREVQRLLEVKEQEGNDEMTLTMQFLLDISKKDSFSNLELKFCFRISPCLAQDLKHFKEQMESMKHNRTWDLEFSLYEAKIKNLVKGIQMNNVSFKIKHSNEKKSQSQNLFSVKSSLSHGPKEEQKCPSVHGQKEGKDNIAGTQKEASTGKGRGTEETPKNTYI